One Microtus pennsylvanicus isolate mMicPen1 chromosome 3, mMicPen1.hap1, whole genome shotgun sequence DNA window includes the following coding sequences:
- the Cyp7a1 gene encoding cytochrome P450 7A1 encodes MTADVHICSVLMSAFFHTQKHDVSRVSGPECYVSTRGTDLQLIEKAGEPPLENGLIPYLGCALKFGSNPLEFLRANQRKHGHVFTCKLMGRYVHFVTNSSSYPKVLSHGKYFDWKKFHYTTSAKAFGHRSIDPSDGNTTENINNTFAKTLQGDALHSLSEVMMQNLQLILRPPGLPKSESSVWVTEGMYAFCYRVMFEAGYLTLFGRDTSKPDAQRALILNNLDNFKQFDQVFPALVAGLPIRLFRMAHKAREKLAEGLKHKNLSKREQVSELISLRMFLNDTLSTFDDAEKAKTHLAILWASQANTIPATFWSLFQMIRSPDALKAASEEVNGALQSAGQKPSCERNAIYLDQMQLNDLPVLDSIIKEALRLSSASLNIRTAKEDFTLHLEDGSYSIRKDDIIALYPQLMHLDPEIYPDPLTFKYDRYLDENGKAKTSFYSNGNKLKCFYMPFGSGATICPGRLFAVQEIKQFLILMLSCFELELVESPVQCPPLDQSRAGLGILPPLHDIEFKYKLKHL; translated from the exons ATGACGGCAG ATGTGCACATCTGTAGTGTGCTTATGTCTGCCTTTTTCCACACGCAGAAGCACGATGTTAGCCGTGTCTCTGGGCCTGAATGTTATGTCAGCACACGAGGGACAGACCTCCAGCTTATCGA GAAAGCAGGTGAACCTCCTCTGGAGAACGGGTTGATCCCGTACCTGGGCTGTGCTCTGAAATTTGGGTCCAATCCTCTCGAGTTCCTGAGAGCAAATCAAAGGAAGCACGGCCATGTTTTTACCTGCAAACTAATGGGGAGATACGTCCACTTTGTCACCAACTCCTCGTCATACCCCAAGGTGTTAAGTcatggaaaatattttgattGGAAAAAATTCCATTACACGACTTCTGCGAAG GCATTTGGACACAGAAGCATTGACCCAAGTGATGGAAATACCACGGAAAACATAAACAACACTTTTGCCAAAACCCTCCAGGGAGATGCTTTGCACTCCCTCTCTGAAGTCATGATGCAAAACCTCCAATTGATCTTGAGGCCTCCTGGCCTTCCTAAATCAGAGAGTTCTGTCTGGGTCACCGAAGGGATGTACGCCTTCTGCTACCGAGTGATGTTTGAAGCCGGATATCTAACTCTGTTTGGCAGAGATACTTCAAAGCCAGACGCACAAAGAGCTCTTATTCTCAACAACCTTGACAACTTCAAGCAATTTGACCAAGTTTTTCCCGCGCTGGTGGCAGGCCTCCCTATTCGCTTGTTCAGGATGGCACATAAGGCCCGGGAAAAACTGGCTGAGGGCTTGAAGCATAAGAACCTCTCTAAGAGGGAACAGGTCTCTGAACTGATCAGTCTGCGCATGTTTCTCAATGACACTCTCTCCACCTTTGACGACGCAGAGAAGGCCAAGACGCACCTCGCTATCCTCTGGGCATCTCAAGCAAACACCATTCCTGCAACCTTCTGGAGCCTGTTTCAGATGATCAG GAGTCCTGACGCACTGAAAGCAGCCTCTGAAGAAGTGAACGGAGCATTGCAGAGCGCTGGCCAAAAGCCCAGCTGTGAGCGGAATGCTATTTATTTGGATCAAATGCAGCTGAACGACCTGCCGGTCCTAG ATAGCATCATCAAAGAGGCGCTGAGACTGTCTAGTGCGTCCTTGAATATCCGGACTGCTAAGGAGGATTTCACTCTACACCTAGAAGACGGTTCCTATAGCATCCGAAAAGATGACATCATAGCTCTTTACCCACAGCTAATGCATTTGGATCCTGAAATCTATCCAGATCCTCTG ACTTTTAAATATGACCGATACCTTGACGAGAACGGGAAGGCAAAGACCTCCTTCTACAGCAATGGGAACAAACTGAAGTGTTTCTACATGCCATTTGGATCTGGAGCTACAATATGCCCTGGAAGACTATTTGCTGTCCAAGAGATCAAGCAATTTTTGATTCTGATGCTTTCGTGCTTTGAACTGGAACTTGTAGAGAGCCCTGTCCAGTGTCCCCCTCTCGATCAGTCCAGGGCAGGCTTGGGAATTCTGCCACCATTACATGATATTGAGTTTAAATACAAACTGAAACATTTGTGA